Below is a genomic region from Chelmon rostratus isolate fCheRos1 chromosome 7, fCheRos1.pri, whole genome shotgun sequence.
acaaacacacagacccagacagggggagggggagaaacagaggacaagaaaaatggaaacacaaggaaacctGTGACACGGCCAGGGCCGTGACACagctatggtttgttattgcgtattcgtagccgaaCGCCACAGAGTTAgtcgtgttgtggctggctgagcgttcggtaatgacatcatccacgtcagaggtagttgtctagagacgctggatgttgataacatgccaccacgggcaTATGGTATCAATGTTTCCACAATAAGTATCAAAGTGACATAGTTTAGATAGGGAGGGAAAGATGTTGGTCGCCTGCCAATCCGGGGCCCATTACTGGGCCAGAGGAGAGGTCCTGGATTTCTAAAGCCCGTATTCTGGAATCTGATCTCCTTCGGGACTTTGGGACTGCAGGTTCCCTGATAAACTGGGTTAGCCTGATAAGCTGAtcacttttctgtttctctctttcctctctctgttttttttcttctctccatgcAGGGCGTGTGTGGCAGGAGGCACGGCTGGTTTTGGCATTCAGTCTCTCCCTGACATTTCAGAAGATGAGGCACACCTGGCCTCAATTCCCACCAATCAGCCACTCCATATAAACCTCCACTCCTGTGCCAGCTAATTCTGTCCTGTTGGGTAGAGTCACTCGTTCCCTTGTTGTATCCAGCGTTACAACATGCATTCTTGCTGCTTTgccttgctttttttcctcctgtgatGTTACTGGTGTCTTCttgcttatttttttcagtgtgtgccTTGCTGCCATTGCTCCAGTTGTTTTCCCTGTGAACATTTTTGCACAGGATGAGGACTGTAGATTTTGCCCCATATCTCTGACCCTGGTATTGTATGTCCCTGTCTTGCTTTGTAAAGTTACTATTGTAAACACCCAATATCCTTCAAATTTAGGTACCCTGACACTTTTTACGACTTACAGTTAAGACAAACcaatacacactttttataGGTTATGTAGATGAATCCCGTCTCAAATAGATCACAAGATTTTTTGTTCCACTATGAAATACTTGAAATGATTTAATCAAAAAATCAATACAGACCTCAGCACCAGACATTTTTGTGAAGAATTTAGATTTTATTAAGCACATGCaagcaaaaaaatgtaaagacaataatatataaaataaaataaatgtatgttgAAAACCTTTACAAATAGATCAACCAAGTGAAAAGGATTTTGAATGTTCTGTATACTGCCACTATGTCCAGACCTCAGATACTTTTAGATtgatttttgttcattaaatgtttcttgGTGTTCTTCTCTGGCTGAAACAATATGATGAAACACTTCGGAGCAAATATACAGAATGTTAGTCCAAAACTAGAGGCCAGAATGGCAAATatctccacagccacagtaaattTACCAGGAGAGCTGACATACGCTGGGATGAAGGTGATCCACACTGCACagaatatcagcatgctgaaggtgatcAGCTTGGCTTCATTAAAATTATCAGGTAGTTTCCGGGCGAGGACAGCTAAGACTAAGCAAAAGACAGCCAGTAGGCCTATGTACCCGAGCACAGCCCAGAACCCAATAGCTGAGCCTAATGCACACTCCAGGATGATTCTCTTCTTGTATGTGGATaggtttttcattggaaaaggTGGATTAACAACCAGCCAAATAGTGCATATTAACACTTGAATGAATGTGAAAGACACTACAGTCATTCTTTGTTGTGGAGGACCAAACCATTTCATGACATTACTGCCTGGGAGTGTAGCTTTGAAGGCCATTAACACCACTATTGTTTTTCCCAGAacacaagagatgcagaggacAAAGGTGATCCCAAACGCTGTGTGACGCAGCATGCAGGACCACTCAGAGGGTGCTCCAATGAAGGTTAATGAACATAAgaaacacagagtcagagagaagagcagcaggaagctcagctcagagttgtTGGCCCTGACGATCGGGGATGACCTGTGACGAAAtaacacagctgctgttataATGGCAAGACAGGCTCCACCAACTGAGAATGCAGCCAGGATGATTCCTAGGACCTCGTCAAAGGAGAGAAACTCTACAGGTTTGGGGAAacaagtgtctctctctgcattagGCCAAAACTCTTTTGGGCAAGGGAAACAATCAGGGGAAtctgaaaaaagacaacacaatcAAAAAGGGCGTTTCGTTGTTATATATTTGATGATGTGAACatgcatttcaaagaaaaataaatacctGTAGCATTGCTAACCTCTCCCTCGGGACATGGTATACAATCATAACAGCAGATGggttttcctttctgcagcactttacGAGTACCTGGAggacagctgtcactgcacactgaaacaggaacctgGTAAATAGATACAGACAAATTCACACATATTCAGGTGTGCTTCGCAGCTCTTAGGGTTAAGGGATAGGTTCCCATTTTTTTCAAGTCTGGAGCAAACGGCATTCACAGTATGTGCATTGAAAAGACTGATTGAAAGCACATTGTAACCATTCCTCTTGTCCACAATGGCTGTGAAGAAGTCTGGTGGTGAGCCATTTTAATGTAACTACTTGGGGGCACAAAATCCAGAGTACTtgtttagttcagatgtttgtttttttttaagttcagaCAAAGTTCAAATGAGCCTTCAGCAGTCAGAGTAAGACAAATCAAGTGGTTATCTCCCAGTTATGGTCTTTGTACTCCAAATTCCTTCTTCTTGTTACCTCAGCCGCAGCTCAGCAAATGAAGAAATTTACATAcatactaacatgctaaaaataatgaaagtttGAAAGACAGCCAATAGATTTTTGAATCTCACACTGTGAAAGTCTCATATCtgaatttcagacattttttcacaCAATGAGCATAAGGCATTTGTCCCATGTGTCTTAGACTGGAATTGTATTAGGAATGGATCCCTTCACAGCCACTATTTCCAGGGGGGAAAGGGACCAAAAACATATCTTGTACCCTTTGAGATGAATGCATGTGAAATTTgaacatgttttgtttcaaaTTATGGCTTTTGGGCTCCTTACTTCTGTGCTACCCTCCATCCAGGTGAGGTTCCTGTTGATACGGAACTCCTGGCCCACCGGCAGTGATGCATCGTAGAGCCCCACTGTCACCAACTCAATGCTGCCACTCTCTGTTTTTTGCCAGTTAACCAGCTCGTATTTGGCCACAGGATCCCCGTTGGCATCAAATGACACATCATAACCATTTTGGGAAAAATTGACTTTCTTCAGCTGAGCAAGAATCTGTGCGGATGACATCAAATAAGAATTGagtttaaacaaatgaaaacatgtaaattaATTGAATATTTCATATCATGAAAGGTATATTATGCGAATAAAGGGGCATTGCATTGTTCACTTATTCATTTTGACTGACCTGTTTGGACTCTATCCTGGTGAATTTGTCACACTGAGTTGTAGAATTTGTATTTCGGCACACTACATTATGAATGGCATGTGCTATTGCATAAACAGCCTTGTACACCATGTTTGTGATGCGGAGCTGAGATGTGTCGGTGTACGGGCTCTGGAGAGTGTCAATGGCTTCAGTCCCATCACACAGACTCTCGTCTGTGGCTGCACCtaagaacacacagagacagaggaaggtgTTTATAGCCTTGGCAGTGAAATTACAGTGTGattttttctcttgtgtttctAATTTTTGCTGCCCTCCAATTGTACTTAACCTGTCAAATGTACCTTGCAAAGACCTGTACATGGATATTCTTCtaatttatttataaaacatgcttactttacattacatttcaaattaaagctaTGGAAACATTCTTTCATATATTTCCTTTCAAATAGCTAGTGTTTCAGTTGATGTTGGGGCCTGcttttttaactttttgttttcaaactTTATGTTAACAGCCATCAGGTCATCAGTCACATGTATGTACACAAATTTTTATTAATCACCTTCACAGTTCATCTGTTTCAGCGTGttctaaatgaataaatgatctGAAGTCACCATCACCTCAGAAACCCAACTAGACCTACACATCTATTGTAACTGACAGATATCATTATCCTTAATGATATCTGTTTTTAACCTCTTTATCTTGGTGGCTAGGAAATTGACTACATACTGGGTTCAGGGGTCAGCAGGGGACTGAAACATGAACTGAATTCATAAAGTAAGATTGTTCACAGAGATGTCCACCTCATGTCTTTGTTCAACATCAATAAATTTCCCTCTCAATAGAAATCTGGTGTTTGATCTTCATGCAGCTGATTACTTTTTAACACAGGAAACTCCACTCAGACAGGAAATCAACAAGCAACACAACCACAAGGACCCAACTGTGGTGTCAACTATGTTAAAAATCAGATCAgctttctcacttttttccaGCCTGCAGTTGAATGAATCCTCCCAGAACTCAGTCAGCACTGGAGAGGCAGCCACTTCAGTGGGAGAGAGATCCAGCAAGAAGTCTCTCAGACCTGGGATGACAGACTGGTGAATGCCAAATCCGATGGCTCCAGCACAGAAGCTGAATCTCAGCATGTCTGGGTTGGTTACCCAAGCCTCACTGCCAATCCACTGGCGAGGACGAAAAGCCTCGAGCgacagctcctccagcaggatCCTCATGTCTGGATAGGCTACAAATGCCACAATAACCACAGCTGTCGACCTGGAGAGACATTATAGTCTATCAATTATACCAATATAAATTTTAAGACAGttaacacaaagagaaactggactACATTTGGTGTTGGTGTGCTGAATTTACAGTATTGTTCCCACCATTGACCGTTTTCAAACAACATTAGTAACAATATGACAGAAATAAAccggataaaaaaaaagatgcatgtCTAATTTAccacaaatataaaaaacaatCCTCCATCTCATATTTGACTAAATACTTTTTGAGGTTTTGTGTGCAGATGGTCAGAGTCAAAACAGAGATCAAAAGCACAAATCAGTTTTGTAGAAACCTGCGGATAACATCAGCTACTCTCTGGATCCTGCTCCGTGGGTGGGTCCGATAGAAAGATTCAGAGTATTCCACACAGATCCCCTCTTTCTGCGCTGCTTCCAGAAAAGACGCCATCCCATTATTGCCATAGTCTGAATCAGACCGGACGGCACCTATCCAAGTCCAGCCAAAGTGTTTTACCAGCTTGGCCAGCGCGTCAGCCTGGAACTGATCGCTCGGGATTGTTCTGAAGAAACTCGGGTACTGCTGCTTATCAGAAAGGCATGCACAAGTGGCAAAGTGGCTCACCTGAAGAACAGCAAAAGCATGAATATTAAACTTGCGAGACAAAACAGTGGCCTGTGATGAACAAATATCTTGTCagaatttcaaaacatttacttGAGGAATGTTAAAGGACCCGATGACATGAGACACGCTGATCGATCGTGTGGATGAGGACTCTCCGATGATAGCCATCACCATACCAGATTGTGAGCAGTTGTCACCAGTGTCAAACACCGGGTCCAGGCCGTTGGAAAGCTGGAATGCTGCTTGTGCAGCAATTTGAACTGAGGCACATGAGTCGTGGATCTGATAACCAAGCTTGATACCCGGCAGCAATTCTGTGCTGTTGTTAATCTCTTCAATGGCGAAGACCATTGCGTGTGAGAAGCGCAGTTGACGGTGGTCaaggctgcacagacacattcaaaTTTACATATAATGAGGACACTTCCCACTTTtaatagaaaacacacaataaatcagAACTGTATTCCTGGACAATGACTGATCACTGCACTGTTTCTGTGAACCAAATACAGATCACAGCTCAAACTGACGACCAAAATTCAAAACATATGACTCCATGTCAGTCCAAAATTTGCAGGAATTTAAAAGCAAGAACTGACAATCGTCAAATAGCCATTGTCTGAATTTGTTTGGAGTTGTTGTTTCTAATTTGTTTTCAGTATCACACAAAACGATGCAACATGACTGATTGATTATAGAAATCAAAACCATTTCTATCGCTACACAGTGTTACAAACTCTTATCTCCCACTTCTCCCTCTTACTGACCTCCCTGTGCACCTTTGTAGCTCAGGCATGGTGGTGTAGTTATGCTTCTCTGTGTGCTTGTATCTATGTATGGCAAAAACACCCCCAATGACGTAATCACCCTCCATTGAGAACGTAGGTAGACGAGTGGCACCCTGGAGCTTACACTTCACAGAGATGGTCTCAGTATTGAACTCAGCACCAGTCCAATGCTTCCCAAGCCCAGCCCTTTGTATCACACCATCCCCAGAACCATTCAAAGCAAGAGCTGAGTTCAGTTTACACAAACCCAGAGACAAGATCAGGCCAATAAAGAGAGCTGAGATTTCCATCCCTCAGGTGTTTGCATGTGGGcagactgaatgtgtgttttcactggtttATATAGATTTCCAGACCAAAGCTTCCCTCCTTCTATTGTTCGTCATCTCACATCAGCGCGAGAGAACGCCTTCACCAAGTGGTCTTTGATGAACTCTTGTCCAAGGCTTTTGTTTGGGCTGCATGTACAATCtaatctcttttttctcttctgttaaTGAATCATTGTTAACATCCTATATCTCATACAACTCTTAGTTGAGCCTAACAAATGCATATCTTCAGTAGGTCGTTGATGTGGTTCCATCCTGTCCATAGTAAAACATAGTTTTTTGTACCACATGATGTATTTCAAAAAAGTTTATCAAGAACTTGAGACAGAACTCAGtattacacatttttatggATCGTTATGGATGTGCTGAATTTATTCAGAAACACTAAGTCACAGCCCTTCCACATCTATCAGGTGATGAATTGTAAGGCCCTTTGGTCAGTTAGGGAAGTTGTTGCTTGTGCAATTCCCTGACCACCACATCGTCACTTAGAGATGCTTTACTTGTTGCAAACAGTTATGCAGTGTGGACATTCTGTGTGCGTTTTTGAAGATGTTCTCATTATTCTTAAACTGTATGATAACTTGTTTCCTCAATGGATAGTTTCTCCTATATTTACGTGGTTCAtcacttctcctttttttaatatctgcaTAATAATTGTCTCTGACCAATAGCTAGTGTATTATGTGTAGTATTACAGCCAATAGGCGTTTaacttgggggggggggcacggAGGGAGCAGGGCAGGGCTTTGGACTTGAGCCCCAGCTCGACTGCCAAGTCCCCGGCCATCAGACTCTCATTGGCCCCTGAGCCTATGAGTGCTTTAAGAttagtggtggtggtgctgtgtTTTACCTGGACAGGCGTCAGAGTTCGTGGAAAACAATCTGGGGGAGTGGGTGAACTCACCGGCTTGGGCCTCTTGCTGGGACACAAGGCAATGAGGTGACCGGACTCCCCGCAGTAAAAGCACTGGAAGAGGGCGGAAGGGAGTCTGAGAGCGAGTGTCAAAACGCCAGCCGGCAGGCTGGGTGCGTGGGTGCCTCTCCTCTGACGATCGGTTACCTTGGCGTCGCCAGTTCGAGGATACGGTTATCCGTTTGGATGGCCAGAGTAATTAGAGAGTCCAGATCTGGTGGTTGATCCAGCAGTACCAACATCTCCTGAATGGCAGTCGAGAGTCCCTTCAGAAACCCATCATAGAGAGCTGTAGAGTTCCACCCACTTTCCACCGCCCTGTTTTAGCCCACTCAGCTCTCTAACTTGATCTCTGCTGGTTGTCACAGGGTTGAAGGTTCTCACCAGACCCTCTTTAAAATCTTTGAGAGAATCACAAAGTGGCAATTCTCGATCCCACTCCGCTGTCAGCCAATTTGGACCGCTCTGTGGGGAATGCATATGGAGAGTGTTCAAAATGTATGGAGCAGTCTATCATGAATGCTTTGCACTGACCCGGTTCCCCAGAATATCGCTCAGGTGGGGCAAGCTTGGGTCTCGCTCCGGCGATGGGGATGTTCTGAACCGGGGTTGCTGCGGCGGGAGGCCACCGGGGGCCTGGTAGTTTGTTGAAGATGATCGATCAGGTCCTACACTTGTGACAATAGTTGTCCTAGTTGCGATGCCATGGCTGCCTGAAACTCCTCCTGACAGGAGAAGCGAGCTTTTGAGCTGgctggtctctgctgagtccataCTGGCCAGTGTctactgtcaggccgggactcaattcaggactcagatgcagagatatAAAACAACACAGGTTTATTTTCAAGCAACCCAGGGACCTCTTCGCTGAGTGCAAAACAACAGGCTATGAAACTTATCCTGGAATCAATGATCAAGAGAACAATATCAATTATCaacaataattttaaaaaataatcaacaactAGTACGTCTCGTATTTGTCACAATGAGGGTACATGGCAGACGAGGGCATAGGAAAAACCAAATTAGAAATAAACTACTCGCACCCTCAAACGGACGGAGGGGAATATTACTACTGAACTAAAAACAATACcaactgaaaaccaacacagtCCTTTAACGGTCTGGTCGAGAAACTGCAAAGGGGAACTACCTAACTAAATACTTAATcgaacaaaaactgaaatacttTAATAACTAACAGAAAATACCTTACCTAGGTTTACTGAGAGGACGAGCTAAATAACTAAAAGCTAACACAAGGAACTagagagagggagctggagaTGACGGGCTGGAAACAGGGCAGGAAGATTCCTGGATGGCGGAGGGTGAACTGATGATCTTTTACCATCTGGCGTCGAGTCGTGGTCAGCTGGCTTCTTAAATAGTGGACTGAAGAGAGAATGATGAAAGGCCACTCCTCGCCACAGCTGCAATCATCAGTTGATCCAGGATCAGGAACAGGTGCATCTCCAGCCCATCAGAATAGGCAGAAACAGGGTAATGAATGCTCCACTAggtggagccagaggtggaggtcATGACAGCACTCCATCTAAGGGAGCTTTAGATGGACCGCACTGGGATTGGTAATCTTTAAGATAGCAAAACGACCAATGAACCGGGGAGCCATCTTCTTGGATTCCACTCTCAGAGGAAGGTCCTTGTGTAACAGTTAGTGTTCATTTGTGGACTTATCATGGATATGTCATTTTGAGTTTATGGTGCAGGAAGGACGGCACAGCCACACAGGATTTGCTGCCTTTATTCCGgagctggtaaaaaaaaaaaataaaagaacagagCACAGTTGTCATCACGAGTGCAACTGCAAACTTTGAGAGCAGTGTAACATAAATGACTAAATAGTGCAAACATTACGGCCAGGAAAAAGCCAGCTGATGCATGGCTTGCTAACTAGCATGAACTACATTCAACCACGAATGATACTCATGAATAAAGTTACCATATGTACACATAAGTGTCTCTAACTTTCAGACTACATGCTAGTATTGCTTACGGTTATGGTGTATGTCACAGACAGttgcaaaaacaattttaaaacaaTGCGCCATTAATCCACTAGGTGTCTCCAAAACTATATACAGGACAAGCAAATAAATTTTGTAGAAACTCATCATGAAGGTTATTTCTTACTCTGTTACACTCGGCTTTTAACCAGACCTTCTGACCAACTGCATAGTTTGGGGCCAGGGTGCGCCGCTGATTTGCCTGTGACTCCATCCTTTGATTGGCACGCAGGAGAGATGCCCGGGTCTTCTTTCAGAGTCTTTGACTGATGAAGTGCTGCACAGATGGTACTGCCAATTCCAGCTCTTGCGATGGAAATAGTGAAGGCTTGTATCCTATCGAGCATCCTATTAAACCAGAGGATGAGTTAACCAAGGAGTTGTGTGCATACTCAACCCAGGAGAGCTGTTTGCTCCAGGTAGTGAGGTACTCTGAGATTAGACATCTTAAAAATGTTTCCAGAGACTGGTTTGCCCATTCGGTCTGTCCATTGGACTGCGGGTGATAGCCAGAAGTCAGGCTAACCGTGGCTCCCAAAGCTGTGCAGAATGCCTTCCACACTTCCGACACAAACTGCGGCCCCCGATCTGAAACGATATCAGCAGGGATACCTTGCAGACAAAGCACATTTCACCATCAGGTCAGCAGTCTCTCTGGCCCAAGGGAGTTTGGGCAGAGGATTAAATGAGCAGCTTTAGAAAAACGATCGACTATGGTGAAAATGGCTGTATGACCTCTCGATACGGGGT
It encodes:
- the LOC121609451 gene encoding extracellular calcium-sensing receptor-like, with translation MEGDYVIGGVFAIHRYKHTEKHNYTTMPELQRCTGSLDHRQLRFSHAMVFAIEEINNSTELLPGIKLGYQIHDSCASVQIAAQAAFQLSNGLDPVFDTGDNCSQSGMVMAIIGESSSTRSISVSHVIGSFNIPQVSHFATCACLSDKQQYPSFFRTIPSDQFQADALAKLVKHFGWTWIGAVRSDSDYGNNGMASFLEAAQKEGICVEYSESFYRTHPRSRIQRVADVIRRSTAVVIVAFVAYPDMRILLEELSLEAFRPRQWIGSEAWVTNPDMLRFSFCAGAIGFGIHQSVIPGLRDFLLDLSPTEVAASPVLTEFWEDSFNCRLEKSAATDESLCDGTEAIDTLQSPYTDTSQLRITNMVYKAVYAIAHAIHNVVCRNTNSTTQCDKFTRIESKQILAQLKKVNFSQNGYDVSFDANGDPVAKYELVNWQKTESGSIELVTVGLYDASLPVGQEFRINRNLTWMEGSTEVPVSVCSDSCPPGTRKVLQKGKPICCYDCIPCPEGEVSNATDSPDCFPCPKEFWPNAERDTCFPKPVEFLSFDEVLGIILAAFSVGGACLAIITAAVLFRHRSSPIVRANNSELSFLLLFSLTLCFLCSLTFIGAPSEWSCMLRHTAFGITFVLCISCVLGKTIVVLMAFKATLPGSNVMKWFGPPQQRMTVVSFTFIQVLICTIWLVVNPPFPMKNLSTYKKRIILECALGSAIGFWAVLGYIGLLAVFCLVLAVLARKLPDNFNEAKLITFSMLIFCAVWITFIPAYVSSPGKFTVAVEIFAILASSFGLTFCIFAPKCFIILFQPEKNTKKHLMNKNQSKSI